One genomic window of Candidatus Omnitrophota bacterium includes the following:
- the rplL gene encoding 50S ribosomal protein L7/L12, whose product MTETVSKRVEEALKLTEEMTALELSSYAKAMRDKFGITASPVAVAANPAAGGGSAAAAEEPSVFDVILAGAGTNKIQVIKEIRAITSLGLKEAKDLVEGAPKPVKTGIKKEEAEEIKKKLEAAGAQVQLK is encoded by the coding sequence ATGACGGAGACCGTGTCGAAACGAGTGGAGGAAGCGCTGAAGCTCACCGAAGAGATGACGGCGCTTGAGCTCTCCAGCTATGCGAAGGCCATGCGGGACAAGTTTGGGATTACCGCAAGCCCGGTGGCGGTCGCCGCCAATCCGGCGGCCGGCGGCGGGAGTGCGGCAGCAGCCGAAGAGCCATCGGTGTTCGATGTCATCCTGGCCGGTGCCGGCACCAACAAGATCCAAGTCATTAAAGAAATCCGCGCGATCACCAGCCTGGGCCTGAAAGAAGCCAAGGACCTGGTGGAAGGAGCGCCGAAACCCGTCAAGACCGGCATCAAGAAAGAGGAAGCCGAGGAAATTAAGAAGAAACTGGAAGCCGCCGGTGCGCAGGTGCAACTGAAGTAA
- the rpoB gene encoding DNA-directed RNA polymerase subunit beta produces MSKRAQTVVSFAKLSEGLAPPDLVEVQKRSYWDFLQHDVPKPKRRNIGLHAAFLETFPIESRDRVYRLEYVHYALGKPKYSVNECLRNGLSFAAPLKVKLRLVGPKASKEQEVYFGEMPLMTDVGTFVINGDERVVVSQLHRSPGVTFEMNVHPTGKRLFSARIIPYRGAWVELEFDTLDVLHVSIDRRRKIVGTILLRALGFSTDEEILNAFGKTETVSFAEAHDLKPLIGNHLGERIIDSTTGHVVLRAGTKITEEWLDTIWQSGKRELKIVSDAPAEILKTLEKDHTTTRQEALLDIFRRLRPGDLVNLPSAETLIHRLFLDPRRYDLGSVGRYVLNRKLSMTDGLDSRMLSGETVIHVIQYLLGLRRGEGEIDDIDHLGNRRVRSVGELVYHQFRVGLERLERTVRERMAIYDLDKLMPHTLVNFKLVASVIRDFFARSQLSQFMDQTNPLAELTHKRRMSALGPGGLSRERAGFEVRDVHPSHYGRICPIETPEGPNIGLISSLTVYARINEHGFIETPYRRVEHGMVTDKIDYVTADIEDRHAIAQASSPLTKSNKFSEELVSCRHHGNIVRLPPSQVEYMDVSSNQTVSIAAALIPFLEHDDANRALMGSNMQRQAVPLVHPKAPLVVTGIERRVAVDSGACIVSRDDGVVSYSDAQRIVIGRTTYELKNFQRSNANTCLHQRPIVSVGDKVKAGQVIADGPATYHGDLSLGRDVLVAFMPWRGYNFEDAILISEHLVKEDTFTSIHIEEFEVEARETRLGNEEITRDIPNVGEEALKDLDEQGIIRAGAEVGPRSILVGKVTPKSETELTPEEKLLRAIFGEKAEDVRDTSLKVPAGVEGIVVDVKILIRKGTQTKSKEEQQQEHTQIDAIRKQYQVRINKLAEERVERLVKLLQDKKLSAPLCDIDSGDTVIDAGRTVKASDAKKLSRADFTDVKVQEEPGLDLEVRRVADFFDELIREMRSEEEMEVDKVKRGDELPPGVLKRIVVQVASKRKIQVGDKMAGRHGNKGVIAKILPQADLPFLPDGTPVEVVLNPLGVPSRMNVGQMLETHLAWAAKALGFQAITPVFNGASEGEIQDYLKKAKLPLSGKIQLRDGFTGDYFDQETVVGYLHMIKLVHLVDDKIHARSIGPYSLVTQQPLGGKAQFGGQRFGEMEVWALEAYGAAYTLQELLTVKSDDVEGRTRVFESIVRGEHVLAPSVPESFNVLVKELQGLGLDVRLERKEHLVTGDELFEKLVKRELEQPTIGAPRDVITSADKPVKRAKATVKVKK; encoded by the coding sequence ATGTCAAAGCGAGCACAGACCGTGGTCAGCTTTGCCAAATTGAGCGAAGGGCTGGCCCCTCCTGATTTGGTGGAAGTCCAGAAACGCTCGTATTGGGATTTTCTCCAGCATGACGTGCCAAAGCCGAAGCGGCGCAACATCGGCCTGCACGCCGCCTTTCTCGAAACATTCCCGATTGAAAGCCGCGATCGGGTCTACCGGCTCGAGTACGTGCACTATGCGCTCGGCAAGCCGAAGTACAGCGTCAATGAATGCCTGCGCAATGGGCTCTCCTTCGCCGCGCCGCTGAAAGTGAAGCTTCGCCTTGTCGGCCCGAAAGCCTCAAAGGAACAAGAGGTCTATTTCGGCGAGATGCCGCTGATGACGGATGTGGGAACCTTCGTGATCAACGGCGATGAGCGCGTTGTGGTCAGCCAGCTCCATCGCTCCCCGGGCGTCACGTTTGAAATGAACGTGCACCCGACGGGCAAGCGCCTGTTTTCCGCGCGCATCATCCCGTATCGCGGAGCCTGGGTGGAGCTGGAGTTTGACACGCTCGACGTGCTGCATGTGTCGATCGACCGGCGCCGCAAAATAGTGGGCACGATTCTGCTGCGCGCCCTAGGCTTCTCCACCGATGAGGAAATCCTCAACGCCTTCGGCAAAACCGAAACGGTGAGCTTTGCCGAGGCGCATGATTTGAAGCCGCTCATCGGCAATCATCTCGGCGAGCGCATTATCGACAGCACCACCGGACACGTGGTGCTGCGCGCCGGCACGAAGATCACGGAGGAATGGCTCGATACGATTTGGCAAAGCGGCAAGCGAGAGCTGAAAATCGTCAGCGACGCCCCGGCGGAAATCTTGAAGACGCTGGAGAAAGACCATACCACCACCCGGCAGGAAGCCCTGCTGGACATTTTCCGGCGGTTGCGCCCCGGCGACTTGGTCAACCTTCCCTCCGCCGAGACGCTGATCCATCGGCTGTTCCTTGATCCCAGACGGTATGACTTGGGCAGCGTTGGACGGTATGTGCTCAATCGCAAGCTGAGCATGACGGATGGGCTGGACTCCCGCATGCTCTCGGGCGAGACCGTCATCCACGTGATCCAATATCTGCTGGGACTGCGCCGGGGCGAAGGCGAAATCGACGACATCGACCACCTGGGCAACCGGAGGGTTCGTTCGGTGGGCGAGCTCGTCTATCACCAATTCCGCGTCGGCCTTGAGCGGCTGGAGCGCACCGTGCGCGAGCGGATGGCGATCTATGACCTGGACAAGCTGATGCCGCACACGCTGGTCAACTTCAAGCTGGTCGCCTCGGTGATTCGAGACTTCTTCGCGCGCTCGCAGCTCTCGCAGTTCATGGATCAAACGAACCCGCTGGCGGAGCTGACGCATAAGCGCCGGATGTCCGCGCTGGGCCCCGGCGGGCTCTCGCGCGAGCGCGCGGGCTTCGAAGTCCGCGATGTGCACCCCTCGCACTATGGCCGCATCTGCCCGATCGAAACACCGGAAGGCCCGAACATCGGCCTCATCTCCAGCCTCACGGTCTACGCCCGCATCAACGAGCACGGGTTCATCGAGACCCCCTATCGGCGCGTTGAGCATGGCATGGTGACGGACAAGATCGACTATGTGACAGCGGACATCGAAGATCGGCACGCCATCGCCCAGGCGAGCAGCCCGCTGACGAAGTCTAACAAGTTTTCCGAAGAGCTGGTGAGCTGCCGCCATCACGGCAACATCGTTCGCCTCCCGCCGTCGCAAGTCGAATACATGGATGTCTCCTCGAATCAAACCGTGAGCATCGCCGCAGCACTGATTCCATTCCTCGAGCATGACGATGCGAACCGCGCCCTCATGGGATCCAACATGCAGCGGCAAGCGGTCCCGCTCGTGCATCCGAAGGCCCCCCTGGTGGTCACCGGCATCGAGCGCCGAGTCGCGGTGGATTCCGGGGCGTGCATCGTCTCGCGCGATGACGGCGTGGTGAGCTATTCGGATGCCCAGCGCATCGTCATTGGCCGCACCACATATGAGCTGAAGAATTTCCAGCGCTCCAACGCGAACACCTGCCTGCACCAGCGGCCCATCGTCTCGGTCGGGGACAAGGTGAAAGCCGGGCAAGTGATCGCCGACGGGCCGGCCACATACCACGGCGACCTCTCGCTGGGTCGGGATGTGCTCGTGGCCTTCATGCCGTGGCGGGGCTACAACTTTGAAGACGCGATTTTGATCAGCGAGCATCTCGTCAAAGAGGACACCTTCACGTCGATCCACATCGAGGAGTTCGAGGTGGAAGCCCGCGAAACCCGCCTCGGCAACGAAGAGATCACGCGCGACATCCCGAACGTCGGGGAAGAGGCGCTGAAGGATCTTGACGAGCAGGGCATCATCCGCGCCGGCGCGGAAGTCGGCCCTCGCAGCATCCTGGTTGGGAAGGTGACGCCGAAGAGCGAGACGGAGCTGACCCCTGAGGAAAAATTGCTGCGCGCGATTTTCGGCGAGAAAGCCGAGGATGTCCGCGACACCAGCCTGAAGGTTCCGGCAGGCGTTGAGGGCATCGTGGTGGACGTCAAAATCCTCATCCGCAAGGGCACCCAGACGAAATCCAAGGAAGAGCAGCAGCAGGAGCACACGCAGATTGACGCCATCCGCAAGCAGTATCAGGTGCGCATCAACAAACTCGCGGAGGAGCGCGTGGAGCGGCTCGTCAAGCTCTTGCAGGACAAAAAATTATCTGCGCCGCTGTGCGACATTGACTCGGGCGACACCGTGATCGACGCGGGCCGCACCGTCAAGGCCAGCGATGCCAAGAAACTCTCGCGCGCTGACTTTACCGACGTCAAAGTGCAGGAGGAGCCGGGACTCGATCTTGAGGTCCGCCGCGTGGCGGATTTCTTCGACGAGCTGATCCGCGAAATGCGCTCCGAAGAGGAGATGGAGGTCGACAAGGTCAAGCGCGGCGATGAGCTCCCACCCGGGGTCTTAAAGCGCATCGTGGTCCAGGTGGCCTCCAAGCGCAAAATCCAGGTCGGCGATAAGATGGCCGGGCGCCACGGGAACAAAGGCGTGATCGCAAAAATCCTCCCGCAAGCGGACTTGCCGTTTCTGCCGGATGGCACGCCGGTCGAAGTCGTCCTCAACCCGCTCGGCGTGCCCTCGCGCATGAATGTGGGGCAGATGCTGGAAACCCACCTGGCCTGGGCGGCCAAGGCGCTGGGCTTTCAGGCGATCACCCCGGTCTTCAACGGGGCGAGCGAAGGGGAAATCCAGGACTACTTGAAGAAGGCGAAGCTGCCGCTCTCGGGCAAGATCCAGCTGCGCGATGGGTTTACCGGCGACTATTTTGATCAGGAAACCGTCGTCGGCTACCTCCACATGATCAAGCTCGTCCACTTGGTGGATGACAAAATCCACGCGCGATCCATCGGACCGTACTCCTTGGTCACCCAGCAGCCGCTGGGCGGCAAAGCGCAGTTCGGCGGCCAGCGCTTCGGAGAAATGGAAGTCTGGGCCCTGGAGGCGTACGGGGCGGCCTACACGCTGCAAGAGCTGCTCACCGTCAAGAGCGACGATGTCGAGGGGCGCACGCGGGTCTTTGAATCGATTGTCCGCGGCGAGCATGTGCTCGCCCCTTCAGTGCCTGAATCATTCAACGTGCTGGTGAAGGAGCTGCAGGGCTTGGGGCTCGACGTCCGGCTGGAGCGCAAGGAGCACTTGGTGACGGGCGATGAACTCTTCGAAAAACTGGTCAAACGAGAACTTGAGCAGCCCACCATCGGCGCTCCGCGGGATGTCATCACGAGCGCGGACAAGCCTGTGAAGCGCGCCAAAGCCACCGTGAAGGTCAAGAAATGA